The segment CGGACTCGGCACCCTGGGCTTTTACTTTCGTGCTTTCGTGTAACATGCGGTTTAtctttgtctgtgtctttctttcttccgGCCGGGCGAGCCTCATACTTAATGACCCCCGACCCTGCTCCACCCTCGACCCatattttaagtgtgtgttattaaaaagaaaatatttttatgaattcTTATTCTTTTATAATGAGTGTACAATGTAGCAGCTCATTAAAAGACTGCAACCCTGCTGTCGAAATGGTTGGGCCGGACGGGCCCGCTGTAACGGCACTTTTAGTCGTgttccggggggggggggggcatttagGATTTTAACTATCAGCTCCTCACGGGACGAGGGGGAAACGACGGCGTCAGACGAAGCGAGGCGGGCGCGTCTACCACGCTGTCGGCCATGAAGGCGCCCGCTGGTTTTATTACTATAACTCTTTGTTTTTAAACTTGTTTGAGGAGATTATGGCCTTAACTTGCAGTTCCTTGTGTTGTTGTTTCTGTTTTGCCCGAGTTTCAgtgtgatttaattttttttggattcCCCGCTGCAGTACCGCAGCCCCGCCGgcaggtggtgtgtgttttattcacgGTTCTCCGGGGCGGCCgggtgtgggcggggccggAGAACGCCTTCCAAACTTGCCTGTATTATTCACAATGTTGGAAATTCATGTCATGTGGAGATTAAAGACGGGcgaggctggaaaaaaaaaaaaaaaagacatttattctTCAATCCATCGCAGTTTGGGTGGCGACgatgcagttttatttatttattttttaataacgtCTAGTTTAAATTactatttaaaaacacacacaacatcacgAACACATATTTACACTCATTCTCTACACGTTCTCTATTCCCATCGCGGTCAATGTGACCGAACGAATAAACTGGCGGCTTCGTGACGTCACGACCAGCTCAGGCGGCGGGCGCCATCTTCATGGCCGTCCTCCTCAGCCCCCGCCAGGGCTTCCAGAACGCGGCCTGCCGCCACTGCTGGCGCGCCACGCCCCCCGGGGGACCCAGGTACCGGCCGTTCAGGTTGGACTGGCCGCAGCCGCCGAACCACCACCCGCCTGGCGGAGACAGAAGCGGTTAGTTTGTGGGCGTCGTGCGGCGGCGCCCGCTCGAGTCTTCGCTGGTGGTACCTGTCAGCCGCTGGGCGCAGTTGACGGCCGGCTTCTGGTCGTGGTCCCTGTCCGCGGTGGAGAACGGGAGGCCGGTGCCGGTCGCCAGGCCGCTCTGCAGGGCCTCGGAGCCGTCCGGCTGGAGGTGCAGGGCGTAGTTCCTCTCCGCTCCGTCCAGACGGAAGCGGTACCTGACCGACCTGGACTCGCCCATCCAGTCGGAGAACTCCAGCTGCATGATGTGGTCTCCTTGCCCGGCGAGCGCGTGCAGCTTGTCCAGCCCGAGCCAGAATTCACCTGAGAAGATGAAGAGAAGGTGGTTCCGTCTGATGTGTCGAAAGCACCCCACTCCGCCCCAGGGGCTCCGCTTTCGTTACCTGTCAGGCTGCCGAAGCCATTCTGGTAGTCGGCCCACGGCCTGTTAAAATCCACGGACCCGTCCACACGGTTCTGGATCACGGTCCAGCCCGGCCCTGTGAACGGAGACACGGACGGGTGAGGTCGCCATGGCGGACGTGAGGCGAGACGCGGCTTCGTTCTTATTATGGTCGCGGCTCACCGGTCGCCATGTCGCAGGAAACGGAGAAGGGCTCCGAGCCGCGGGGCCGGACGAGGTGGAGGCCGCTGGTGTCGTTCCCTCTCAGGAACAACTCCTGGCAGCCCGAGGCCAGCtctggaccggggcagaggagaaaatAAGTTACTTCTGAAACTCGGCTGACGGGGCGAGAACGTTTCTGGACTTTGAAATGTTGATGAGCCGCAGTGCAGACAGGGCGCGTCCCTGGACAAAAAGTCAACCCCCGCCCGCTGTGGCGCGGAAGGTTTATTCCTTCGCCATCGGTGATCTCAGCAACGTGTCCCGCAGCTTCGTACTCGAGTGCTGGTCACCGTTCTAGAATGAAGTGAAACGGCTACGATGTTCCGtccaggtacatttacatttacagcatttaccagacgcccttatccagggcgacttacagtcagtagttacagggacagtccccccctggagacactcagggttaagtgtcttgctcagggacatgatggtagtaagtgggatttgaacctgggtcttctggttcataggcgagtgtgttacccgctaggctactaccatccttgaTTCTGTTGAGTATCTTATAATAACATATCTTCATATCCATGTTTTGTGCTCCACTAATGAACTACGTGCGTTTAACCCCGTTAGAGGGGATTATGTACGGGTGGGGAGCTTCTGTCGGATTAATGATTCATTGTCTTCTGGACGGTTATTGGTGAGGTTTAACATCAACATTTGATTAACGTCGCGTGGTGAACACCTCACCTTCTGGAGGCTCGGCTGGGTGGAGCTCCGCCTTCTCCTGGACGGCGGCGTTCAGCTTCCTGCGCCTCACCTGAACCAGAGGAGACAGCGGTTAGAAGCCGGCTGGTCTGGAgcatctgggggggggggggggggggggggttcgggGCGAGGCGGCGCTGACCTCCGCCTGCAGGTCGTGCAGGAGTGCGCTCTGCCTCTCCAGACTCTCCTTCTGCTGCCGGATctgctccaccagctcctctatGCGCCTCCCCTGCGTCTCCAGCATCAGCTGCGGTTACGGAGAGCCGGCCGTTAGAACGCGGCCCGCCCGCACCGTCATTTCACACAATTCGAACTCCTTCAGTGAAAAAACATCCAAATTCTGCACGCCGGCGAATATTAATCTCTGCAATTCTATAATTCCACTAATCTCCATCTACCATCTTGGTTTGTGTCTTCATATGTACCGAAAGGCCATCTGTGCCGTGATAATGAGTTGGTTTGAGATTAATCTGGCAACAGATGGCCATTTTGGACCATTCTGGACCATGTGCTTGTACCTGCAGCATGTGTGCATTGCTGTGGTTGCCGCTGCTCCCCTGGAGGTTGTCCACCTTCTTCTCCAGATGTCCAATCCTGTCCCGGACAGACTGCCCCTCTGTGCTCAGCTGCTCCACGTGGTTTTGCAGCTCGGCGGAGGCGTTCAGCGCCTGCTCCTGCCTCTGGCCCAGCTGCCTGGTCTTCTCCTTCAGTGCCTCCCCTTCCTTCTGCAGGTGTCGGGTGACCTCGTCCAAGCTGGAGAAAGAGCCGTCGAAGGCCTGAAGCTTGGCGCCGAGCTCCCTCACCTGGCCCCTGGTCTTGTCCACATGCTCCTTCAGGCCGTGGCCCAGCTGCAGCAGGCCGTGGGCCAGCACGTTGACGTCGTCCCACGAGGCGTGCTGGGTCCCCTCCCTCCCCGCGGCCGCAGGCTTCTTCTCGGACGGATAGCCGGTGGCGGCGGGGACCAGGATGGCTGCGAGCAGGACCAGCTTGGCCGGAGACGATCCTTTCATCTTTCTGCAgtgtccctgtaatcagaaatgCCTCTGCCGAGCGGCACGAGGAGCTTATATGCTCCGGCAGGCGGGCCCCAGGGCCATTCTCATTGGTTCAGCCCTCTTCTAGGGGGCGTAGCTGAAGCCTCTCGGGTTTCCCTCCTTCTCTGCCTGCTGTCAAAGCTGGTTAGTCATTCAGCGGAGGACTTGGACCCTGATGCAACGCTGCGTTAATGTGAAAACGCGCATTAATGCTTCATCTTCACGCAGGTCACATGAGCGCgcaaccaaaacacacaacgATCCCCAAACATGCGCAGGAGACCTCGCGGTTGCACGCAACCCCcgtcattttaataaaaggaGCGCAGCTCAGGGCAGCACTTTCGTAAAAGGGGGCCGGGGGGGCTACGAGATGGTGATTTCGGCCTGTGTGAGAAGTAGGGGAAAGTTCAAGCCCGGGGTATCGTCGTCATGGCGAACGTGTTTCCTGTAGCGGAGCGGCGCGGGCGGCCGGTGCCTGATGCAACGCGCTTTGTGCATTTCAGCGCCGGCGAATAATGCAGTTATTTTGGGGTGCAGGCCGCGGGGGAAG is part of the Denticeps clupeoides chromosome 19, fDenClu1.1, whole genome shotgun sequence genome and harbors:
- the LOC114769284 gene encoding angiopoietin-related protein 4-like, which translates into the protein MKGSSPAKLVLLAAILVPAATGYPSEKKPAAAGREGTQHASWDDVNVLAHGLLQLGHGLKEHVDKTRGQVRELGAKLQAFDGSFSSLDEVTRHLQKEGEALKEKTRQLGQRQEQALNASAELQNHVEQLSTEGQSVRDRIGHLEKKVDNLQGSSGNHSNAHMLQLMLETQGRRIEELVEQIRQQKESLERQSALLHDLQAEVRRRKLNAAVQEKAELHPAEPPEELASGCQELFLRGNDTSGLHLVRPRGSEPFSVSCDMATGPGWTVIQNRVDGSVDFNRPWADYQNGFGSLTGEFWLGLDKLHALAGQGDHIMQLEFSDWMGESRSVRYRFRLDGAERNYALHLQPDGSEALQSGLATGTGLPFSTADRDHDQKPAVNCAQRLTGGWWFGGCGQSNLNGRYLGPPGGVARQQWRQAAFWKPWRGLRRTAMKMAPAA